In Methanobrevibacter sp., the genomic stretch ATCTTCAATATCACTAGACATCATTGGTAAGGTGTCAATCAGTTCCTCTTTTTCCATATCGATTCCTAAATCTTTTAAATCTTGATATTTAAATGTTATAACTGGCATTTAATAACTCCGTTAATTATTTCTATAATCCATAGATTAACATGAAAAATAGAGATTCAATAACAAAATGAAGAGCTCTATGTTCTAATTCTCCCATACCTGGTAAAAACAGTGTATGAGTTATATCTATTACAAAATGAATTAGGCCTGCTAGAATTCCAATAATCGGATTTAAGAAAACTACTGACACTACAATAAAATGAAATCCTGCTTCCATTATTTCATGTATTGCCCAAGTTTGCCATGTGGAATGTGTGGATTGTTGAATCAAACCACCCAACAGAATATAAAAGTTATTAAAAACTTTCCACATGAGTGTGGTGTGCAATACATCGCTTATAGCTAAAACAATAGCAACATAAAACCATATCATTTGCATTTTTTCACAGTCCTTTTATTATTGATAATATTAATAATTTTAATTTTATTATATAATATAGTTAACTATTATAGTTTTTATTTTTGAAAATTTTGTTTAATTTTCCTGAAATTATGCAAGTTTCATGATACTTTTTTAAATAAGAAAATACATATTTAATAATATTATTATTATCTATTATTTATTAGGAGAAAATATATGGCAAATGAAGAAATCCCAAAAGACTATGATTTTAAAAAAGAGAAGGTATGGGAGAAAAAATGGGAAGATGAGGACATCTACAAATACATTGGAGATGGATCCCGTCCCAGATACATAATTGATACTCCCCCACCATACCCAACAGGACTTATTCACTTAGGGCATGTTTTAAATTGGGTTTATATTGATATGAACGCAAGATACAGAAGATTAAAAGGACATGATGTATTGTTCCCACAGGGATGGGATTGTCACGGCCTTCCAACCGAAGTAAAAGTTGAAGAAACTCATGGAATTAAGAAAAATGATGTTTCAAGAGCAGTATTCAGACAATATTGTGTTGATTTGACTACTGAAAATATTGCAAGCATGAAATCACAAATGAAGGCTATGGGTTTTTCACAGGACTGGAATCGTGAATTTGTTACAATGACTCCTGAATATATGAGAAGAACTCAATATTCATTTTTAAAAATGTATGATGAAGGGCTGATTTATCAGGGCATTCACCCTGTAAACTGGTGTCCTCGTTGTGAGACAGCTATTGCATTTGCAGAAGTCGAATACAGTGATAATACCACATTCTTAAATTATGTAAACTTCCCTCCAGCTGTTGAAGATTCTTATGATGATATTGTATCTTCACAAACATCAGGAAAGCAGGCGGACTCTAAAACTGAAGGTATTTTAATTGCCACTACAAGACCGGAATTGATGTCTGCTTGTGTGGCTGTTGTAATTCACCCGGAAGATGAAAGATACGCCCACCTTTTAGGCAAATATGTGGAAGTTCCTCTTTCTCATCAAAAAGTAAAAATCATTGCAGATGAAGAAGTGGACCCTGAATTTGGTACAGGTGCAGTAATGATTTGTACTTTTGGGGATAAAACTGACGTAAGTTGGGTAAATAAATATGACCTTGAAATCATTGATGCAATTGATGAAACCGGTACATTGACATCTGCAGCCGGAAGATATGAAGGAATGGATTTGCAGTCTTGTAAAAAACAGACTATTGAAGATTTGGATGCTGAAGGCTACTTATTAAAACAAGAACAAGTAGAGCAAAATGTAGGTCAATGCTGGAGATGCAAAACTCCTATTGAAATTCTTGTTAAAAAACAATGGTTTGTAGCTGTAAGGGATTTGATTGAAAAGACTAAGGACGCGGCAGATGAAATGAACTGGGTGCCTGAACACATGAAATCCCGTATGTTAAACTGGGCAGATTCAATGGAATGGGACTGGTGTATTTCAAGACAAAGAATATTTGCAACTCCGATTCCAGTATGGTATTGTAAAGACTGTGGAAAAGTAATATTGCCTGATGCTGAAGATTTGCCGATTGACCCAACACAGGATAAACCAAAACACCCTTGTGAATGCGGATGTGAGGAATTTATACCTGAAGAAGATGTTTTAGACACCTGGATGGATTCATCCATTTCCCCATTGTCTATTGCAGGATGGCCTGATGAAGATTATGTCAACCACTTTCCTTCCAATATACGTCCACAAGGACACGATATTATCCGTACATGGGCATTTTACACAACCCTCAGATGTTTGGCATTAACAAATCAAAAACCATTCAGCGATATTGTAATTAATGGTATGGTATTTGGTGAAGACGGATATAAAATGAGTAAGTCCAGAGGAAATGTAATCGGACCGGAAGAGGTAATTGAGAAATACGGTGCTGATGCTCTTAGAACATGGGCTGCAAACAGCGTACCTGGATCTGATGTAATCTTTGACTGGAAAGAAATAAAACACGGATACAGATTCTTGAGAAAATTCTGGAATGCATTCAGATTCATCAGTATGCATATTTTTGATGAAGAGGTATCTTACGGAGACGTTAAAGGCAACTTGGACCCGTTAGATTTATGGATTTTATCTAAACTTAACAACTTAAATAAGATTGTTGATGAGGCATTTTCTGAATACAACTATGCAGAAACTATCAGTTCTATTGAAAAGTTCTTCTGGCATGATTTCTGTGACGAATACATAGAATCTGTAAAATATAGATTGTATACTGATGTTCCAGATGAATCTAGAAGGGCTGCAAAATACACTCTAAGATGCGTTGTTGAAACCTCTTTAAAATTACTCTCTCCTATTGTTCCATTCTTTGTGGAGGAAGTATATCAATACTTCGACAACCAATCTATTCATGCTGCTTCATGGCCTGAAGTAAATGAAGAATTAATCAATGAAGATATGGAAACTAAAGGTGAAACTACAGTTGAATTGATTGATGAAGTAAGAAGATTTAAATCAGCTTCGAAAATACCGTTAAATGCTGAACTTAGCGAAGTAAATGTATATACTTCCGATGAGGATTTAGTTGATGTATTTAATCAATTTGAAGATGATATTAAAGGTACTTTAAAAATCAACAATCTGGAAATTAGTTCCGGAAAACCGGAAGTTCATGAAAAAATCATTGAAATAGAACCTGACATGTCTCAAATAGGACCTAAATTCAAAGGGGATGCTGGTAAAATTATTGGTTATTTAAAATCTAACAGTATTGATGAAATTGCCGCTGTTTTAGATGAATCTCATGAACTTTCAATTGGTGAAATTGTAGTGCCTGAAAGCATGTTGAATATCAAAAGAGAGGTTGTAGGTGCATCCGGTAAGAAAGTTGATATCCTACAGTCTGATAATTTGGATATGATTGTTGAAGTAATTAGATAATTGCTTCTCAATTTATATTTTTTATTAAAAAATAAGTGTAAGCTATAAAAATAGCTCATAATAAATAATGTTCTTTTACTAAATGAATAACTTGTTTTGCTTCTTCTGTTTGGGCTCTTGGAACTTTAAATGAAATCGGCACGTTCATTGATCCGCCTTCAATCAATACTACTGGATTGTTGCTCACACCAATTTTAATATCTACATCAAAGTCAAGTGTTCCTGCAGTTTCAAAAGAAATAGTTCTAATTGTATTTTTTGGGAAAAATTTAACTTCTACCTTTTTGCCACTAATGCCTTGAACATCTATAGTATATATTCCATAATTGGTTAAGATGATGGCATCTCTTACAAAATGGAATGACTGAATGATTTCTTCGCCTGGAGCGAGGTATTCTTCTACATATGAGGTGTCTCCACCTACTTCGGCATGGCCAACTACTTTATCTAAAAATCCCATAATATCACATCATTATCTTTTTAATTACTGCATATTATACTTATGTATTTTTTTAAAGCGATTATCATGTTTTATCAGTCATAGATTTATTTATCATGATTATGATTCTACAATTGTATGTTTGCTTTCAAAGACGCATCCTTATAATTTCGGTAACTATTTATTGAATCTAATCAAAAGATATTAATGATAAACAATGATTCTTAGGGTAAAGAATATTTCAGATATAGGTGGTGAGGTTAAAGCACCTCCATCTAAAAGTTACTCACACAGAGCAGTGATTTTAGCCAGTCTGGCCAGAGGAACTTCAAGATTGTATGACATGTTATATTCTGAAGATACTTTTGCATCAATTAGGATTTGCAAAGCATTAGGGGCTAAAATAACTAAAAATGAAGGTTATCTGGAAGTTACTGGAACTGGAGGTAAACTCCACAATTCCTGTGATGGGCCAATTGATTTGGCAAATTCGGGAACTACGTTAAGGCTAATGACATCGGTATCTGCATTAAGTGATAATGAAGTTATTTTAACAGGTGATGAATCTCTTCAAACAAGGCCTATGGGACTTTTGATTGATGCTTTAAAACCTTTGGGGATTGAAGTGAATTCTTTAAAAAATAATGAAAAAGCACCAATATTGATTAAACCCGGATTTTATGGTGGCGAAACTAATATTATGGGCAATGTTAGTTCACAGTTTATTTCATCAATTTTAATTTCCTCTCCATTGTCTAAACATGGTGTTGGATTATATGTTTTGCAGGAATTTAAATCAAAACCTTATGTTGATATGACATTGGAGATTATGGGCAAATTCGGAGTTAAATTAAATAAATCCCGCCATTTAAAACATGAAACATGTAATAAGGAATATCAGACTTGCAGAATTGATGAGTTTAAAATTACCAAACAAGATTATGTCGCTTGTGACTACACTGTTGAAGGAGACTATTCCTCAGCATCTTATTTACTTGCATTAATCGCAATTCATGGCGGAAAAGCTAAAATTAAAAATTTATTTAGAAATTCTAAACAAGGTGATAAATATATTCTGAATATTCTTCAAAAGATGGGTGCAACTGTTATTTATGGTGAGGACTATGTTGAAATCGCATCAAACGGAAATTTGAAAGCTATTGATGTTGATTTGTCAAATGCTCCTGATTTATTAATTACTGTTGCAGTTTTAGCAGCACTGGCTGAAGGAACAACAAACATTACAGGTGTTGCTCATGCAAGAGTGAAAGAAACAGACAGAATCGATACAACTTGCCGTGAATTGGAAAAATTGGGTTGCAGATTAGAAGAGCATGAAGACGGAATGAGCATAACCGGAGGGGTTTCCTCAGGTATTGTTGATTCACATGGGGACCACAGGCTTGCAATGGCGTTTTCATTGATTGGGCTAAAACATGATATTGAAATTACTGATGGGGAAGTATTTGATGTTTCATTTCCCAATTTCATTGAGTCAATGGCAAAACTCGGTTTTGAACTGGAGTTGGTTGAATGAATAAGGAAGAACGTGTAATTAAATTAATTGAGAATCTGGAAGGTATTTTTGAGATAAGAACATTTCTTAATCATGACCCCTATAAAGTATTAGTCAGAACTATTCTTTCTCAAAGAACCCGTGATGAGAATACTGATCAGGCTACCAATAATCTGTTTGACAAATATAAAGACATTTATGAAGTTGTTGAAGCTCCAATTGATGATATAAAAGGATTAATAAGGCCTGCGGGTTTTTATAATGTAAAAGCTTCAAGAATTCAAGAAGTATCTCAAATCCTAATTGACCAATATGGCGGGGAAGTTCCAGACACGGTAAACGAGCTGGTAAAACTTCCGGGTGTTGGCAGAAAAACTGCAAACTGCGTTATGGTTTTTGCTTTTGAGCTTCCGGCAATTCCTGTAGATACTCATGTTCACAGAATTTCAAATAGATTGGGTTTAGTGGATACTAAAAATCCTGATGATACTGAAGTTGAACTTACTAAAATCACTCCTAAAGAATTATGGATTAAATTGAATGATTTGATGGTTCAGTTTGGCCAGAATATCTGTAAACCCATCTCACCTGATTGCGAAATCTGTCCGTGCAGTGAAATCTGCGATTATTTTAGAGAAAATATTTAATTTCTTTTCTTTAGATTTTTTTCCAAAACATTTATAAGGTAAATAATTATAATATAACAATAGTTATACAATTTTAAGATAACTTTTCAGATTTACTTGTATAATTCAATTTAAAAAATTGGTGAATAAAAATGGTAAATATTCCAGAATTAAAAAGAGGAGTGCTTGATAGCGTAATTGATGCTATTGGAAACACTCCAATTATAAAATTAAACAATTTAACAAAAGATTTAGATGCAGAAATTGATGTAAAAATGGAGTCATTCAACCCGACAGGCAGTGTTAAAGACCGTGTTGCTGTTTCAATGATTGAGGATGCAGAAGAGAAAGGACTGCTAAAGAAAGGCTCTGTCATCATCGAACCTACCAGTGGAAACACAGGTATTGGTTTAGGATTTGCTGCTGCTGCAAAAGGTTATAAATTAATACTGACAATGCCTGAAACAATGTCTATTGAAAGAAGAAAACTCTTGGCTATTTTTGGCGCTGAAATTGTATTAACACCAGGTTCTGAAGGTATGGGCGGAGCCATCAAAAAGGCTGAAGAATTGCATAAAGAAAACCCTAATTCAATAATTTTGGGCCAATTTGACAACGAAGCTAATGTAGCCATCCATTATAAAACAACCGGTCAGGAAATTTTAAGGGATACTGATGGAGAAGTTGATTATGTTGTTGCAGGAGTAGGGACTGGCGGAACCATAACAGGAATAGGTAAAGCTTTAAAAGAGGCGCTTCCTCATGTTAAAATTGTTGCTGTTGAGCCGGAAGAGTCACAGACTTTATCCAAAGGTATTAAAGGACCTCATAAAATCCAGGGAATCGGTGCAGGGTTTGTTCCATCAATTTATGATTCTGGTGTAATTGATGAGGTTATTCCCGTACCTAGCGAGGAAGCCGGAAAAACATTAATTGAACTTGCTAAGCATGAGGGTATTTTTACAGGCATTTCTTCTGGAGCAGCAACCTGGGCTGCTTTGCAATTGGCTAAAAGAAAAGAAAATGAGGGCAAAAGAATAATAGCTATTTTACCGGATAACGGTGAGAGATACCTATCTGAAGAATGGTTATTTAAATAAGATAAATTATATATACTATATGTTATATAGATAAACAGAATAACATTAATATATAGAGGTTTATCAATGTTTAAAAATTTAAGGGATGAAATTAAAGCTATCAAAGATAAGGATCCGGCTGCAAGGTCAACATTGGAAATTTTCTTATGTTATCCTGGTTTTTATGCTTTATTAATGCATAGAGTGAGCCATTGGCTGTGGAATCATTCTTTCAAACTTTTGGCACGTATCAATTCCAATATAGCCAGATCTGTTACTGGTATTGAAATTCACCCCGGTGCAACATTTGGTAAACGAGTATTTATTGATCATGGTATGGGTGTTGTTGTTGGAGAAACAACAATTGTTGGCGATGATGTGCTAATTTATCAGGGTGTGGTTCTTGGAGGAACCAGTACTGAAAAGACTAAAAGACACCCGACTATTGAAAAAGGAGTTATTGTTGGTGCCGGTGCTAAAGTAATGGGTAATATTACTATTGGAGAGTATTCTAAAATTGGTACTGGTGCTGTTGTTTTAAAAGACGTTCCTCCTGAATCAACATGTGTAGGCATTCCAGGCCGTATTGTAAAACGTAAAGGTGTGCCTCATGAAAGAGTTGATTTAGACCATGATAAACTTCCGGACCCTGTTGCCGACGCATTTAGAACTATAGTAAAGCATCTTCAGGAAAATGATGAGCAAATCAAAATTTTATTTGATAAAAATGAGATATGCTTGGCTGATGATTCTAATGATGAACAGGAAGATTTGGAAAATTTGTTTAAGAAATAGAAGTGATTAGATATGAAGCCGCCTTGTGAAATTGTTGTATGGTATGTTATACCGGCTATTAGATCTGAATTAGCTAAAGAACTTTTAAATTTGGGAATGAAGCAAAAGGATGTTTCTGAACTTATGGATATTACTCAGCCTGCTGTGTCTCAATATATTACTGATAAGCGAGGTAGTGGAATTAGACTTGATGAAGATGTAAGGGAAATGATTCAAACATTTGCTAATCAGCTTTTTGAAGGTGAAGCTACTAAAGCAGATTTAATTCCGAGAACTTGTAAAATTTGTAATAATGTGAATATATCTGATGTATTAAAACAACTTGACATTGACAAATCACACATTAGTGAGGATTGCCAATCTTGTTTGGGTTCTGAGATAAATTAGGTAAATGTTGGAAATAATAGTAAAGTATTTAAACTATTATTTACTAATATTTTAATATCCTTTAATTTTAATGGCAAGTTTACCGAGTGGCTTAGGTGTGTGGCTGCAGACCATAATACGGGGGTTCAAATCCCTCACTTGCCTTTCTTAATTACTATTTTTTGAGGTTATTTTTTATGGACGTCTATTCAACTTTAACTCGCAGTAAAGAGAATTTTGTGACTATTAATAAAAATAGAGTTAACTTATTTGTATGCGGTCCTACTGTTTATGATGATGCTCATATTGGGCACGGTAGAACTTACATTTCATTTGATACAATAAAAAGATATTTGGAATACAGGGGTTATGCCGTATTTTATATTCAAAATATTACTGATATTGATGATAAAATCATTAACAGGTCAAAAGAAAGCGGCATTCCGGCAGACCAGTTGGCTCGCAAATATGAAAAGAGATACATTGAAGACATGAATAAATTAAATGTAAATAATGTTAATTTATTTGCAAGGGCAACTGATCATGTTGATGAAATTTTAGACCAAATTCAAAGATTGATTGACAAGGGATTTGCCTATGAAACTGAAGACGGAGTCTACTTTGAAATTGATAAGTTTCCGGAATTCGGCAAGCTCTCAAATAGGAATGTTGAAGAATTAGAATCCCATAGGGATATTGCAGAATCTGCCAAAAAGAATCCTCAGGACTTTGCACTTTGGAAAAAACGTAGTGGAGTGGATGAACCTACCTGGCAGTCTCCATGGGGCGACGGAAGGCCTGGATGGCACATTGAAGATACTGCAATAACAGAATATTACTTCGGACCCCAGTATGATGCTCACGGAGGAGGACTTGACTTAATATTTCCTCATCACGAAGCGGAAATTACTCAAATGGAGGCAGTTTCAGGAAAAGCTCCTATGGTGCAGTTCTGGTTACATACCGGATTTTTAAATGTTAATGGGGAAAAAATGTCAAAATCATTAAATAACTTCATTACAATCCGTGAATTGCTTAAAGATTACGAACCTGACACTTTCAGATTCTTTGTACTTTCAACTCACTACAGAAGTCCGATTGACTTTTCAAAAGATTCGCTTCACCAGTCTGAAAGAAGTTTGGAGAGGATTAGAAAATATTATGAACTTTTGGATGTTGAAGCTGACGGAAATGATTATGAATGTGATGTTTTAACTTCCCATAAAGATGAATTCTTCAATAGTATGGATGATGACTTTAACACTCCAAAGGCAATTGCAGCCATCTTTGGATTGATAAACGATACTAAAAATCAGTTATCTGCATTATCTGATGAAGATAAAATAGCCATTAAAACATTTTTAGATGATGCGGCACATATCTTCGGCGTCAGCTTTGAAGCTGAAGAGGTTAATGCCGGTTCAGATGATTTACTTAAATTGATTACTGATGTCAGGTCTGAGTTAAGAGCGAATAAGCAATATGAATTATCTGATAAGATTAGAGATGATTTAATAGCATTAAATTATGAAATTGAGGATTAGGAAAATATTTTCCTATTCTTTTTTTTACTTCTGTTTTTCAACTTTTTATTTTACTGATTACTTTTTTCCATTAATTTTTATCTTCAGTTTTCAATATTTTTTTAGGTTTATCAAAACATTTATATATAAAAAATAACTATTGTTATATGTGAATATAACACGTGACATATTCACAAAAATCAGATTATAAAGGTGATAATTAATGACAAATAAAAATTACGGATTAGCAACATTAGGTGTACGTGCAGGCCAACAGCCTGATTCTGCAACTGGAGCTCAAGCGGTTCCGATTTATCAGACAACTTCATATGTATTTAAAGATGCGGATGAAGCTGCTAGGAGATTCGCCCTTCAAGAGTTTGGTCAAATTTATTCCAGACTTACCAATCCTACCAGCGATGTATTCGAAGCAAGAATTGCCGCTATCGAAGGAGGTAATTCTGCTATTTCAACATCAAGTGGTCTTGCAGCAATTTCATATGCAATTTTAAACGTAACTAGTCCTGGTGACAACATTGTTTCTGCTGACAACCTTTACGGTGGTACTTATCAATTATTTAACTACACTTTTAAAGATTTGGCCCGTGAAGTTAAATTTGTAAACTCACAGAACCTGCAAGCATTTGAAGAGGCAATTGATGAAAAAACCAAAGCAATATATGTGGAATCAATTGGAAACCCAAAATTGGATGTTCCGGACTTTGAAGCATTGGCAGAAATTGCACATTCACATGATATTCCGTTAATCGTAGACAATACTGTTGGTGTTGGATTGGTCAGGCCATTATTGCATGGAGCTGATGTGATTGCAGCATCTGCAACTAAATATGTTGGCGGTCACGGAACTGCCGTTGGAGGATATATTGTGGATTCAGGTAAATTTAACTGGGGTAACGGCAAGTTTGATAACTTCACAAAACCTGATCCAAGTTATCACGGACTTGTATTCTGGGATGCGTTTGGTGATGTTCCTGAACTTGGAAACATTGCTTTTACTGTAAGGGCAAGAGCAAGACTATTGAGGGATTTAGGAGCAACCCAGGCACCTGT encodes the following:
- a CDS encoding valine--tRNA ligase encodes the protein MANEEIPKDYDFKKEKVWEKKWEDEDIYKYIGDGSRPRYIIDTPPPYPTGLIHLGHVLNWVYIDMNARYRRLKGHDVLFPQGWDCHGLPTEVKVEETHGIKKNDVSRAVFRQYCVDLTTENIASMKSQMKAMGFSQDWNREFVTMTPEYMRRTQYSFLKMYDEGLIYQGIHPVNWCPRCETAIAFAEVEYSDNTTFLNYVNFPPAVEDSYDDIVSSQTSGKQADSKTEGILIATTRPELMSACVAVVIHPEDERYAHLLGKYVEVPLSHQKVKIIADEEVDPEFGTGAVMICTFGDKTDVSWVNKYDLEIIDAIDETGTLTSAAGRYEGMDLQSCKKQTIEDLDAEGYLLKQEQVEQNVGQCWRCKTPIEILVKKQWFVAVRDLIEKTKDAADEMNWVPEHMKSRMLNWADSMEWDWCISRQRIFATPIPVWYCKDCGKVILPDAEDLPIDPTQDKPKHPCECGCEEFIPEEDVLDTWMDSSISPLSIAGWPDEDYVNHFPSNIRPQGHDIIRTWAFYTTLRCLALTNQKPFSDIVINGMVFGEDGYKMSKSRGNVIGPEEVIEKYGADALRTWAANSVPGSDVIFDWKEIKHGYRFLRKFWNAFRFISMHIFDEEVSYGDVKGNLDPLDLWILSKLNNLNKIVDEAFSEYNYAETISSIEKFFWHDFCDEYIESVKYRLYTDVPDESRRAAKYTLRCVVETSLKLLSPIVPFFVEEVYQYFDNQSIHAASWPEVNEELINEDMETKGETTVELIDEVRRFKSASKIPLNAELSEVNVYTSDEDLVDVFNQFEDDIKGTLKINNLEISSGKPEVHEKIIEIEPDMSQIGPKFKGDAGKIIGYLKSNSIDEIAAVLDESHELSIGEIVVPESMLNIKREVVGASGKKVDILQSDNLDMIVEVIR
- a CDS encoding PH domain-containing protein, whose translation is MGFLDKVVGHAEVGGDTSYVEEYLAPGEEIIQSFHFVRDAIILTNYGIYTIDVQGISGKKVEVKFFPKNTIRTISFETAGTLDFDVDIKIGVSNNPVVLIEGGSMNVPISFKVPRAQTEEAKQVIHLVKEHYLL
- the aroA gene encoding 3-phosphoshikimate 1-carboxyvinyltransferase, which codes for MILRVKNISDIGGEVKAPPSKSYSHRAVILASLARGTSRLYDMLYSEDTFASIRICKALGAKITKNEGYLEVTGTGGKLHNSCDGPIDLANSGTTLRLMTSVSALSDNEVILTGDESLQTRPMGLLIDALKPLGIEVNSLKNNEKAPILIKPGFYGGETNIMGNVSSQFISSILISSPLSKHGVGLYVLQEFKSKPYVDMTLEIMGKFGVKLNKSRHLKHETCNKEYQTCRIDEFKITKQDYVACDYTVEGDYSSASYLLALIAIHGGKAKIKNLFRNSKQGDKYILNILQKMGATVIYGEDYVEIASNGNLKAIDVDLSNAPDLLITVAVLAALAEGTTNITGVAHARVKETDRIDTTCRELEKLGCRLEEHEDGMSITGGVSSGIVDSHGDHRLAMAFSLIGLKHDIEITDGEVFDVSFPNFIESMAKLGFELELVE
- the nth gene encoding endonuclease III — its product is MNKEERVIKLIENLEGIFEIRTFLNHDPYKVLVRTILSQRTRDENTDQATNNLFDKYKDIYEVVEAPIDDIKGLIRPAGFYNVKASRIQEVSQILIDQYGGEVPDTVNELVKLPGVGRKTANCVMVFAFELPAIPVDTHVHRISNRLGLVDTKNPDDTEVELTKITPKELWIKLNDLMVQFGQNICKPISPDCEICPCSEICDYFRENI
- the cysK gene encoding cysteine synthase A yields the protein MVNIPELKRGVLDSVIDAIGNTPIIKLNNLTKDLDAEIDVKMESFNPTGSVKDRVAVSMIEDAEEKGLLKKGSVIIEPTSGNTGIGLGFAAAAKGYKLILTMPETMSIERRKLLAIFGAEIVLTPGSEGMGGAIKKAEELHKENPNSIILGQFDNEANVAIHYKTTGQEILRDTDGEVDYVVAGVGTGGTITGIGKALKEALPHVKIVAVEPEESQTLSKGIKGPHKIQGIGAGFVPSIYDSGVIDEVIPVPSEEAGKTLIELAKHEGIFTGISSGAATWAALQLAKRKENEGKRIIAILPDNGERYLSEEWLFK
- the cysE gene encoding serine O-acetyltransferase encodes the protein MFKNLRDEIKAIKDKDPAARSTLEIFLCYPGFYALLMHRVSHWLWNHSFKLLARINSNIARSVTGIEIHPGATFGKRVFIDHGMGVVVGETTIVGDDVLIYQGVVLGGTSTEKTKRHPTIEKGVIVGAGAKVMGNITIGEYSKIGTGAVVLKDVPPESTCVGIPGRIVKRKGVPHERVDLDHDKLPDPVADAFRTIVKHLQENDEQIKILFDKNEICLADDSNDEQEDLENLFKK
- a CDS encoding transcriptional regulator, with translation MKPPCEIVVWYVIPAIRSELAKELLNLGMKQKDVSELMDITQPAVSQYITDKRGSGIRLDEDVREMIQTFANQLFEGEATKADLIPRTCKICNNVNISDVLKQLDIDKSHISEDCQSCLGSEIN
- the cysS gene encoding cysteine--tRNA ligase codes for the protein MDVYSTLTRSKENFVTINKNRVNLFVCGPTVYDDAHIGHGRTYISFDTIKRYLEYRGYAVFYIQNITDIDDKIINRSKESGIPADQLARKYEKRYIEDMNKLNVNNVNLFARATDHVDEILDQIQRLIDKGFAYETEDGVYFEIDKFPEFGKLSNRNVEELESHRDIAESAKKNPQDFALWKKRSGVDEPTWQSPWGDGRPGWHIEDTAITEYYFGPQYDAHGGGLDLIFPHHEAEITQMEAVSGKAPMVQFWLHTGFLNVNGEKMSKSLNNFITIRELLKDYEPDTFRFFVLSTHYRSPIDFSKDSLHQSERSLERIRKYYELLDVEADGNDYECDVLTSHKDEFFNSMDDDFNTPKAIAAIFGLINDTKNQLSALSDEDKIAIKTFLDDAAHIFGVSFEAEEVNAGSDDLLKLITDVRSELRANKQYELSDKIRDDLIALNYEIED
- a CDS encoding O-acetylhomoserine aminocarboxypropyltransferase/cysteine synthase family protein, with amino-acid sequence MTNKNYGLATLGVRAGQQPDSATGAQAVPIYQTTSYVFKDADEAARRFALQEFGQIYSRLTNPTSDVFEARIAAIEGGNSAISTSSGLAAISYAILNVTSPGDNIVSADNLYGGTYQLFNYTFKDLAREVKFVNSQNLQAFEEAIDEKTKAIYVESIGNPKLDVPDFEALAEIAHSHDIPLIVDNTVGVGLVRPLLHGADVIAASATKYVGGHGTAVGGYIVDSGKFNWGNGKFDNFTKPDPSYHGLVFWDAFGDVPELGNIAFTVRARARLLRDLGATQAPVHSFIFLQGLESLDVRVKRHSENALKVAKFLESHPKVAWVNYPGLKSHPTYENNKKYLKDNFAGVLGFGVKGGEEAGRKLIEKLELFSILANIGDAKSLAIHPASTTHQQLSPEEQEATGVTPDFIRLSIGLEDADDLIDDLSHALDNID